From the Methanobacterium sp. CWC-01 genome, the window ATATGAAGCGTTTATCCAGGCCCTCATACTCCCCAGTACACTAACCACATCACGATAACCCTTCTGAAGTAGATAACTGGCCACCATGGTTGATTTAAATCCTGAATCACAGTAAACCACAATTTCCTGTTCTTTAGGAATTTCTTCTAATCTATGTGGGACTAAACCGGCGTATATATGCTTTGAACCTTCAATGAAGCCTTTTTCACGGTCAGCTAACTTGCGAACATCTAAAAGGTTGAAGTCACCATCGAACTGTCTATCCCGGAGTTGTTGGACTGTCTGGAGTTTTAAGGTTTCCACATCCTGGGCTTGAAGATACCAAGATGGGAATCCGCCCGAAAGATATCCGTATAGATTGTCAAAGCCTGCACGGAGCAGTACCCGTTGCACCATATCTCGAGTACCATCCCGGTCGTCCACGATTATAATGGGGTCCTGGTAGTTAAGGAACCACCCGGCAAAGGCGGGCACACCTTCCCTCCAGATGCTCAGACTACCTTTTATATGTCCTCCGGCGAAACTGGTTGGTTTACGGACGTCCAGGATCTGGAAGCCATTTTTTTGTAGTTTGATTAAATTTAAAGGAGATACAGGTCTAAGGTGAAGAAGCCGACCCAGAATTGGAGCACCATCCTGGTTTAATTTTTCCATGTTCCTGAAATAAGGCGGATAATACAACTCTTCTTCAGATTTTTGGCGGATAAACTCCTCTTTACTTAACTGAAGCTGCTGATTAGTATTCATCTCATAACCAACGGTGGAGTAGTCCTGTTCCCTGATGTCGGCTCCACAAACTGACCCAGCACCGTGGGCTGGACAAAGGATCACATGTTCGCCTAGAGAGAATATCTTGGTAAATAGACTGTCGTACAGTAGCTCGGCCATCTTTGGGCGGTTTTTGACTCCGTAAAAGTCGATCCTCCCTGTTTCTCCAGCGAAAATAAGATCGCCTGTAAAAACCATCTGAACAGCATGGGAAGCACTCAAATCCCGAAGAACCAGGGATATACTTTCTTTAGTATGGCCCGGAGTTTCTAGAACCTCCAACTCCATGGATCCCAATTGGAATTTATCTTTCTCATTAACCGGATTCCCATAAGCAAAATCAAAGTGGGCTCCATGATATATTTCGCCACCAGCAGCATTCTGAAGTTCCAGGGAACCAATTACATAATCCTCGTTACGATGGGTTTCGAAGATATATTCGATTTGAAGATCATTTTCCTGGGCTAGATCCTGGTAGATCTCCACATCCCGCCTGGGATCTATAACGGCTGCTTTCCCTCCATCTCCTAAGAAGTAAGAGTGGTGGGCTATACCCTCAGATTTTATCATCCTAAAAATCAAGCTTAAACCACCTATTTGCTATTTAAAACTTCAGGGATGATTATAGTATTATCCAGATTAGATTTAATTTTATCGATGCAAACTAAATTATTAAATCACCCGGATACACAATAATTTTTAAATAGATCTTTTGGGAGGATCACATGGAATATATTATAGAAACCCAGAACATCACCAAAAAATATGATGATTTCACAGCAGTGGACGGTGTAAACCTGAAAGTGCCTAAAAATAGTGTATATGGGGTTTTAGGGCCTAATGGCGCTGGTAAGACCACCCTGATCTCTATGCTGTGCACCATACTGCATCCCACCGAAGGTTCGGCCACCGTGAACGGATATGATATTGTTAAGGATCCAAAAAAAGTAAGAGAATCAATTGGAATCGTTTTTCAATCCCGGGCTCTGGATGACATTTTGACTGGAAGGGAACATCTGGAAATGCACGCTGCTCTGTACGGAGTACCCAAG encodes:
- a CDS encoding MBL fold metallo-hydrolase codes for the protein MIFRMIKSEGIAHHSYFLGDGGKAAVIDPRRDVEIYQDLAQENDLQIEYIFETHRNEDYVIGSLELQNAAGGEIYHGAHFDFAYGNPVNEKDKFQLGSMELEVLETPGHTKESISLVLRDLSASHAVQMVFTGDLIFAGETGRIDFYGVKNRPKMAELLYDSLFTKIFSLGEHVILCPAHGAGSVCGADIREQDYSTVGYEMNTNQQLQLSKEEFIRQKSEEELYYPPYFRNMEKLNQDGAPILGRLLHLRPVSPLNLIKLQKNGFQILDVRKPTSFAGGHIKGSLSIWREGVPAFAGWFLNYQDPIIIVDDRDGTRDMVQRVLLRAGFDNLYGYLSGGFPSWYLQAQDVETLKLQTVQQLRDRQFDGDFNLLDVRKLADREKGFIEGSKHIYAGLVPHRLEEIPKEQEIVVYCDSGFKSTMVASYLLQKGYRDVVSVLGSMRAWINASYPVVKNNQ